The stretch of DNA ATTAAATCCACATCCAATTTTGATGACAGGACTCTACAGTTTTGGCTTTCCCATAGTTTTACCGGCATTCATTACTTTGAGGAAGAGCCTCACTTTGAGGAAGAGCCTCACAAGAGGCTTACAGTAGGTGTCCCACATTATGGCAATTTAGTATATGCCACTCACTACCAGCGCAACATAACATCTCAACCTGCGAGCACACTAACACATGTGAAAtactttaacccttaaaggtgtgggtttttgaacattctaacatctAAGAGTCCGTTCCGCAACAGTTCAAGGTCcaaaaattctatgttgaattcaatgaacccagagccCTAAAAAGagaatgaacccagatattctttagaatgttaattttccaacattccaggcacaccggtgtgacagtacacctttaagggtcaTGCTAGTGCTACACTATCGGGCTACGGCTGTTGATTGAGTGTGGTGAGGATCATGGATGCGCTCTTACCGCGGTGGCCAGGGCCTTTTCGTTCCTCTGAAGCGTGCAGAGTCCAGAGGAGACCTCCAGCAGAGTGGCTGTCCCCAACTGGGAGCCACAAGCGATGAAGCGCCCGCTATCCTGCACCCGCATGCTGTACAGAGCCTCGTCACACACctgaccagacacacacacacacacacacatacaggcgcgcgcacacacacacacacacacacacacacacacacacacagtgtgtttgATAGTGAGCACAATCGTAAGtagataaacacatacacacataataaCATGATAACACACACTTAGAtgtatgcacacataaacaaacaaacacacacccacacacactcaatagtAATTAGACAGAATCGCTGACTGACCAAGAAAGCACCCACCTGATTTTGTTTGTGCAACACAGTGCCATCAGCCAAGCCTTGCTTCAAAAGCTTagcttctgtctctctctctctctttttcccccacATACATTAACCAAacctacacatacacccacacttaTTTTTAAAAGACaccaattaaattaaattaattgttCTAGTTGTCCTGGGCTGTATTCCAAACACCTGTGACAACACATTTGAATTTCATAAAATTAACTTAAGTCCCCCATTTCAAATGAGAAGAATTAAAggcccatatatatatacatatttacagtatgtgtgtgttttcacaacTATCAAAGGAACTGGAGATTTATAGAATCCAGAACCCCTGGGTCTGAGCCATCCATACTGTACCTTGAGGGTGAGCATGGGGTCATTCTGCTTGAACAGGAAGTCCCACACGTCTAATGTCCCGTCCATTTTGACAGTGAAGAAGACAGAGGGACGCATGGGACTCCAACAGCCGTCCAGCAAGTTTGCTGTGTGATACCTGCAGGTGGGGAGGAAGATATTCTCACCAGGCTGTGAAAACCACTGCCAAATCCATATTTTTTTATCGTGATCGTAAGATTAAAGAAACcattgatttatttttcttcatGTTATTGATGAGAAAACACTAATGGATTCAACACCCTGTTGGCTATATGATGCTACCTTCCATGTAGAAAAAGTACTTTAGTGGAAACACACTGAGCACTTACTGGAAATAGAAGCTAAGAGATTGGCTGTGACTGACTAAGAGTGCTGCTAACTTCCTGGCATGAGATGGAGCTCTCACAAACAGGCTCTTTTATCACATGTGAACTTGAATCAAGTGACTCAACTCATTAGGACCAACACTGAGAGTGCTGCTTCAAGTGTTTTCAGTCTGCTTGAATGCACATTCTGTGTTGCCTCTAGCTTTTCTGGAAATCCTGCTAGATGTACCAAccatttttattattgtttatttctaatctCAGAGTGATGTTGCTGTGCCTGCCTATCCACTTACTTGGTCCACATGATGGAGGACTCCTTGATGTCCTCGGACCAGATGCGCGCGGTCCAGTCGGCCACGGTCAGGAAGTTCTTGGGGAAGAACGGGTTCCTCTGCAGGGAGTAGATTGGGCCGTGGTGGCCGCTGTAGGTGCACACAATCTTCTCGGCGGGCGTCTTGGCCTTGCGGTTGCAGGACACCACCAGGCCCTGCTCAGTCCCCACCATGAACTTGGTTGGCTGGACAACGAGAGTTGGGCCATTCAGATTCAGTGCCTTTACTGTTGTCATGCAGCCAAAGCTTCAAAGACATTCAAGTTACACTCATAATGTGTGAAAGGAAGTACGATAAAACGTCATAACTCTTTTTATTTACTCTATTTAAAAAGCTGTAGTGGACGAAAATACAGTAGCTATCAATATGTAGTACCATAATCATTACATGGCATGTGCTTTACACTGTTGAAATTGACCATAgccttgtctctgtgtgtgtgtgtgtgtgtgaatgtgtgagtctgtgtgaccTAGTAGTCGGTCGCTCCTGTGGGTATGTGGTCTCTCGTCTCATACCATGGTGGTCTCAAACTCCAGAGAGATGGCCCCTAGCGCGTTCTCAAGGTTGCCTTTCTTGCTGGGGTCCAGGATCAGACGCTCTGTCGGCTCAGTAAACTTACGGATGTCCCACCACAGCACCTGGacaacagaaaaacacacacagtgacacagcaGATAGGTACACAGACAGGCCAACAGGGTAACAGAGTATACACAGAAAGAATGATAAATATTTAATGTTATGTaaaatacatactatatttcATAAAGAAAGTATTAAAACATGCCTGCTTCACTTTTTCCCTGGGCTACCTGTGTGTTCTTATCTGCAGGTAATTAATCCCTCAATGAGGGTCAATCTGTTCTCTCTCTATTGGTGTTGGCAGAAACAGAGtgccctgggtgtgtgtgtggaggtccaCCTGCTGACCTGGCCATCTGTGGAGGCTGAGAAGGCGTCTGTGCCCGTCTTCGACTGGAGCCAGATGACCTTGTAGACGGGGTCCCTGTGGCTGTGCTCGATGGCCGACATCTCCACAGGCTGGCTGCCTTTGCGCGTGTCCCAGTAGGCTGAGCAAGGACAGGCCAGTGAGTCAGTCAGCGGGCGAGCAAGCCAGTGAGCCCATGCATATGCAAAGTAGGGGTGAGAGTAGAGGTGAGAGTACACAACCGCGGcagaagtaagtgggagagaacACAGCGGCttgaatatgcacacacacctgatcagacacacacacacacacacacacacagacacacactcacacacacctaacctCAATTTGCACCCAGGTGGACACATGAATATGGATATAGCCACATGTTAATCAAACTCTCTACACATAAGTCCACTTTATAGCCAGCAGTCTTAACCTCAGTCTGGACGAGATGGCCTAAAAGCTGCCCTTGAATGGCCTTACGTAAGCCATTccattaacaaacaaaacaactctAGGCAATTAGGGACATAGAGAGATTGGGAGAGagggtttttatttttttccagactGCATAAATACACTGAATAGGATAAGCGAGACAACCTTTAAGTCGAATGATGCAAATCTAATGGCTCAATCGTGGCTCGTTATAGTCGAACAGAGGAAGCGGGCTTTAGGCCACGACTTCATTTGAGAGCATGGGTTTGTAAGGTATTTCGGGCTGATATATGAGACACAGAAGAATCAGGCTCAATCTGAGGTTGAAGCCAGTCTGTTTTTACCAATACCAAAAAATTAGTTCCTCACAACTTTGCACAATAGAAGTTATTTGAGAGGTGAGGGTTAGTGTGGACTCACCGAGCTGGCCGTTGTAACTTCCTCCAATCAGGACATGCGAGTCTTTGGGGTTGTACTCCAGACAGACGAGAGGGGACACTGGTTTTAGAGTCATGTCAGGCTTATTGGGGTTCTCTGCAGGGAACAAATCAACAACTAAGCTTCAAACTCTACACacatgagacagacagaccgaaagacagacagatagatagatagatagatagatagatagatagatagatagatagacacacacagatatatatatatatatatatatagacagaCGGCCAGAAGGATGAACGGACACAACGTACCAATGTCCCATATGTAGGAGTCATAGCACATGTCCTGAGTTGTCCTCTGAAACTCGAGGGAGGAGTAGGCCACGGCAAGCTTGCGGCTGCCATCGGGGTGCCAGGAGAGACTGGTGGCTGTGCGCTTCACCGGGTTGGGGTCTCTGTGGGAGAGAGTAGCAATGACATCTCAGAGGTAGCACTACTGGAGCTTTTGCACGGTGGAAGTATCAGCACCCAGGGAAACATAATGGACTAAGGTTTGAGTCCAGCCAGTGGTCATTCCCCCCGTCATCTCCCTTCCCCATTATCCTCCTGTTGCATCATTTCTGTCCTGTCAATCAAAGCAAATCTTTACAACGCATCATACGCACATACCACGGCATGCTGAAACTAGTCCATTTGAAATATTTATGACACAACAGTTGCTTGGCTTAAATCTCTGCAACACTGTCCTTCAATATTTATGTTGAT from Alosa sapidissima isolate fAloSap1 chromosome 24, fAloSap1.pri, whole genome shotgun sequence encodes:
- the dnai2b gene encoding dynein intermediate chain 2, axonemal, which gives rise to MEIVYVYTKKRSDFGRQCNFSDRPAELHVDILPDPSLAANFIGRDPCDVPTQCTQEMSEHEVNTDRYDSESRGINHVEGGWPKDVNPQEMEQTIRFRKKVEKDEHYINTIMHLGSLMEHCIQQNNAIDIYEEYFHDEEVVEEAEEQPSAKTINVFRDPNPVKRTATSLSWHPDGSRKLAVAYSSLEFQRTTQDMCYDSYIWDIENPNKPDMTLKPVSPLVCLEYNPKDSHVLIGGSYNGQLAYWDTRKGSQPVEMSAIEHSHRDPVYKVIWLQSKTGTDAFSASTDGQVLWWDIRKFTEPTERLILDPSKKGNLENALGAISLEFETTMPTKFMVGTEQGLVVSCNRKAKTPAEKIVCTYSGHHGPIYSLQRNPFFPKNFLTVADWTARIWSEDIKESSIMWTKYHTANLLDGCWSPMRPSVFFTVKMDGTLDVWDFLFKQNDPMLTLKVCDEALYSMRVQDSGRFIACGSQLGTATLLEVSSGLCTLQRNEKALATAMFERETKREKILEARHREMRLKERSRSEQSKEDDAKEMDGEESADDMLARTEKEFFDLVVSEQKKRAKDEEKDKAIEQEKDVCDIKEI